A single genomic interval of Lathyrus oleraceus cultivar Zhongwan6 chromosome 7, CAAS_Psat_ZW6_1.0, whole genome shotgun sequence harbors:
- the LOC127107931 gene encoding protein RRP6-like 2: MTCRPALGCTIGAHGYLIEQFMKDKRTMGPKAKVPFHIPTIPRPQDEFTIIVNNANVPFEHVWLQRSDDGQKFIHPLEKLSVLDFVDKDPGSIVPQKPASLESTPFKLVEEVKDLKEMAAELRSVNEFAVDLEHNQYRSFQGLTCLMQISTRAEDFVVDTLKLRVHIRPHLREIFKDSSKRKVMHGADKDILWLQRDFGIYVCNLFDTGQASKVLKLERNSLEYLLHHFCEVSANKEYQNAEWRLRPIPDEMLRYAREDTHYLLYIYDSMRINLTSLPKAPESSDSPLVEAYKRSYDVCMQLYEKELLTENSYLHIYGLQGAGFNAQQLAIVSGLCEWRDIVARAEDESTGYILPNKSVLEIAKQMPVTTSKLRRLLKSKHPYVEHNLDTVVGIIRHSIQNADAFEATAQQLKEGQATTVSDAVAVTDQTEDPVKESFQHQDTMVQMKLKPNNLTSELPRESLTISGQTRDANVNAISTLKEIGATVQVLKKPGGAFGALLGSSTSKRKLGLDKKGKEEIKLEQIRSSVTLPFHSFLGSSETSKAVVETLTVAPDQQKTCS; this comes from the coding sequence ATGACTTGCAGACCTGCACTTGGCTGCACAATTGGGGCTCATGGCTACTTAATTGAACAATTCATGAAGGATAAGAGGACGATGGGACCTAAGGCAAAGGTGCCGTTTCATATACCGACAATTCCGAGGCCACAGGATGAGTTTACTATAATTGTTAATAACGCTAACGTGCCCTTTGAGCATGTTTGGTTGCAGAGGAGTGACGATGGGCAGAAGTTCATTCATCCGTTGGAAAAGCTCTCTGTTTTGGATTTTGTTGATAAAGATCCTGGGAGTATTGTGCCACAAAAACCTGCCTCATTAGAAAGCACCCCTTTCAAGCTTGTAGAAGAAGTCAAAGATTTGAAGGAGATGGCTGCTGAGCTACGTTCTGTTAATGAGTTTGCGGTTGATTTGGAACATAATCAATACCGGTCTTTCCAAGGTTTGACTTGCCTCATGCAAATCTCAACAAGGGCTGAAGATTTCGTTGTCGATACTTTGAAACTTCGCGTTCATATTAGGCCCCATCTAAGGGAAATTTTCAAGGACTCTTCCAAGAGGAAGGTTATGCATGGTGCGGATAAAGATATTTTGTGGCTTCAAAGAGACTTTggcatttatgtttgtaatttGTTTGACACTGGCCAGGCTTCAAAAGTGTTAAAATTGGAGAGAAATAGTTTGGAGTATCTTCTGCACCATTTCTGTGAGGTTTCAGCAAACAAAGAATATCAAAATGCTGAGTGGAGATTGCGCCCTATTCCTGATGAGATGTTAAGATATGCCAGAGAAGATACACACTATCTGCTGTATATATATGATTCAATGAGGATTAACTTAACTTCCTTGCCAAAGGCACCTGAAAGTTCTGATTCTCCTCTGGTGGAGGCTTACAAGCGTAGTTATGATGTCTGCATGCAGCTATATGAAAAAGAACTTCTGACAGAAAACTCCTACCTTCATATATATGGGTTGCAAGGGGCTGGTTTCAATGCTCAACAGCTTGCCATTGTTTCAGGGCTGTGTGAATGGCGGGACATTGTTGCTCGTGCAGAGGATGAGAGTACAGGATACATATTGCCAAATAAATCTGTTCTTGAAATTGCTAAGCAGATGCCTGTCACTACAAGCAAGCTACGGCGATTGCTGAAGTCAAAGCACCCATATGTTGAACACAATCTTGATACTGTTGTTGGCATCATTAGACATTCAATTCAGAATGCTGATGCTTTTGAAGCAACTGCTCAACAATTGAAAGAAGGACAAGCCACCACTGTATCGGATGCAGTAGCTGTTACAGATCAGACTGAAGATCCCGTGAAGGAATCTTTTCAGCATCAAGATACCATGGTACAAATGAAATTGAAGCCCAATAATCTCACATCTGAGCTCCCAAGGGAAAGCCTCACTATTTCAGGGCAGACTAGGGATGCAAATGTTAATGCAATCTCTACATTGAAGGAAATTGGAGCAACTGTTCAGGTGCTTAAAAAGCCTGGCGGTGCTTTCGGGGCACTTCTGGGGAGCTCCACTTCAAAGAGGAAGCTTGGTCTTGATAAAAAGGGCAAAGAAGAGATCAAGCTAGAGCAAATTAGATCTTCAGTCACTCTACCTTTCCATTCATTTTTGGGTAGCAGTGAGACCTCAAAAGCTGTAGTAGAAACTCTTACTGTAGCACCAGACCAACAAAAGACCTGTTCCTGA
- the LOC127107932 gene encoding uncharacterized protein LOC127107932 isoform X2, producing the protein METQRFVFIVIFLPTSRTPSSSEKTLPHRSLNLVRTYLSFSPKPSQTRSLYLTKIVLSQLSTSLSHSHDISINKHMRKIKRKKEKYLQSVAVVAVKNVQTLASRVWMRSKKHGIGIAFFFVLLCCLSHFGVCSEKAKIGYKEVVDVGDIL; encoded by the exons atggaAACACAGAGGTTCGTCTTCATCGTCATCTTCCTCCCCACCTCACGAACTCCCTCAAGCTCAGAGAAAACTCTCCCTCATCGCTCTCTCAATCTCGTTCGCACCTATCTCTCATTCTCACCAAAACCCTCTCAAACGCGCTCTCTCTATCTCACCAAAATCGTTCTCTCTCAACTCTCAACatctctctctcactcacacGATATCTCCATCAACAAGCATATGAGaaagataaaaagaaagaaagagaagtACTTACAAAGTGTCGCGGTGGTGGCGGTGAAGAACGTACAGACGCTGGCCTCCAG GGTTTGGATGAGATCAAAAAAGCATGGAATTGGAATTGCTTTCTTTTTTGTGCTGCTCTGTTGTCTATCCCATTTTGGTGTTTGCTCTGAAAAAG CAAAAATTGGTTACAAGGAGGTTGTGGATGTTGGTGACATATTGTAG